The following are encoded together in the Streptomyces sp. NBC_01465 genome:
- a CDS encoding PPOX class F420-dependent oxidoreductase, translating into MSLIPASHVDLLERPLFGHLATIRPDGTPHVNPVWFEWDGERLWFTTTTDRFKYRNVAGNPHVSLSVNDPEQPYRYLEVRGVVDRTEPDPSTAGYLRLARRYGLDLDRPAGGADDNRVLIGLTPRHTTHQ; encoded by the coding sequence ATGTCCCTCATCCCCGCCAGCCACGTCGACCTGCTGGAGCGCCCGCTGTTCGGGCACCTGGCCACCATCAGGCCCGACGGCACGCCGCACGTGAACCCGGTCTGGTTCGAATGGGACGGCGAGCGGCTCTGGTTCACGACCACCACGGACCGGTTCAAGTACCGCAATGTGGCCGGGAATCCGCATGTCTCCCTGTCCGTCAACGACCCCGAGCAGCCCTATCGCTACCTTGAGGTGCGCGGAGTCGTCGACCGTACGGAACCCGACCCGTCGACGGCCGGATATCTGCGTCTCGCCCGCCGCTACGGCCTCGACCTGGACCGCCCCGCGGGCGGCGCGGACGACAACCGGGTGCTGATCGGCCTGACGCCCCGCCACACCACCCACCAGTGA
- a CDS encoding UbiA family prenyltransferase — MADISSAILIPQTPTRIRLRPRHARLALLEARPVVQVVFLMRYVIGVAASSAHHLLAHPVRLVAGVISWWLAVVAAYLINGVMDVKEDRANGSDRPIARGDLPERVAALLTGGAAVGALALAAFVPGLLVWVAAFLLLGWVYSAPPLPAKRWSTACAVVVFGLGWTSFAGGAATTGGRLSTAGLVFATVMSAWMALVGSVVKDLSDVDGDATGGRRTVAVRYGAHLARALGATGALLVGVGAVLSWLLWAPYMLPAMAPVAIGAVCVVVQIVRTTRIAGGDRRMRRGAYRVFMRTQYAANIAMLFVLAFHGAA; from the coding sequence GTGGCCGACATCAGCAGCGCGATCCTCATCCCTCAGACACCGACCCGCATCCGGCTGCGCCCGCGCCATGCACGTCTCGCGCTGCTCGAGGCGCGCCCCGTCGTGCAGGTCGTCTTCCTCATGCGGTACGTCATAGGCGTCGCGGCCTCGTCCGCGCACCACCTCCTGGCGCACCCGGTGCGGCTGGTCGCGGGGGTGATCTCCTGGTGGCTGGCCGTGGTCGCCGCCTACCTGATCAACGGCGTGATGGACGTCAAGGAGGACCGGGCCAACGGGTCCGACCGGCCCATCGCCAGGGGCGATCTGCCCGAGCGGGTGGCAGCCCTCCTCACCGGGGGCGCCGCCGTGGGGGCGCTCGCCCTCGCGGCCTTCGTCCCCGGCCTCCTCGTCTGGGTGGCGGCGTTCCTGCTGCTCGGCTGGGTCTACTCGGCTCCGCCCCTGCCCGCCAAGCGCTGGAGCACGGCGTGCGCGGTGGTGGTGTTCGGGCTCGGATGGACCTCGTTCGCCGGCGGAGCGGCCACGACGGGCGGCCGGCTCAGCACCGCGGGCCTGGTGTTCGCCACCGTGATGAGTGCCTGGATGGCCCTGGTGGGGTCAGTGGTCAAGGACCTGAGCGACGTCGACGGGGATGCCACCGGGGGACGCCGTACGGTGGCCGTGCGCTACGGGGCTCACCTGGCACGCGCGCTCGGTGCGACCGGAGCACTCCTGGTCGGCGTGGGCGCAGTGCTCTCCTGGCTGCTCTGGGCCCCGTACATGCTGCCTGCCATGGCCCCCGTCGCGATCGGCGCCGTCTGTGTGGTCGTCCAGATCGTGCGCACCACCCGGATCGCGGGCGGGGACAGGCGGATGCGCCGCGGCGCCTACCGCGTGTTCATGCGCACCCAGTACGCGGCCAACATCGCCATGCTGTTCGTGCTGGCCTTCCACGGAGCGGCGTGA
- a CDS encoding helix-turn-helix transcriptional regulator: protein MHYPAAGAFLRSALPDIIRTYQYTLRTVRSPLVTHPEAWPRCRDQAQAIVEDCIAALAGQPLPEPSDARSYSHQVGTDRAQQGIAVAESVRAVDVLWSALQPALRTAVQYEASARRTAALLLVSTVFRTSAGQRLYAGARGYDAVAAQSSRVRAPASPGTGQTAEHSELSRREREILERVALARTNVQIARELGIETATVKRHLCNIYGKLQAGSRIDAVNKAFGRV from the coding sequence ATGCACTATCCGGCGGCGGGAGCGTTTCTGAGAAGCGCGCTTCCCGACATCATCCGCACCTACCAGTACACCCTGCGCACGGTCCGCAGTCCGCTGGTGACGCATCCTGAGGCCTGGCCCAGATGCCGTGACCAGGCGCAGGCGATCGTGGAGGACTGCATCGCGGCACTGGCGGGTCAGCCGCTGCCGGAGCCGTCCGACGCCCGGAGCTACTCGCACCAGGTCGGGACCGATCGCGCCCAGCAGGGCATCGCGGTGGCGGAGTCGGTGCGCGCCGTGGACGTCCTGTGGAGTGCGCTGCAGCCCGCCCTGCGCACCGCCGTGCAGTACGAGGCGTCGGCACGGCGCACCGCCGCGCTACTGCTGGTCAGCACCGTCTTCCGGACCAGTGCGGGCCAACGGCTCTACGCGGGCGCTCGCGGATACGACGCCGTCGCCGCGCAGTCGTCGCGCGTACGTGCACCCGCCTCCCCGGGTACGGGGCAGACCGCGGAGCACTCCGAGTTGTCGCGGCGGGAGAGGGAGATCCTGGAACGGGTCGCTCTGGCGCGGACCAACGTCCAGATCGCCCGGGAGCTCGGCATCGAGACCGCCACGGTGAAGCGCCATCTCTGCAACATCTACGGGAAGTTGCAGGCCGGCTCCCGTATCGACGCGGTCAACAAGGCCTTCGGACGCGTCTGA
- a CDS encoding acyl-CoA thioesterase has translation MDSYGHVNNCEIVRIIEEARMRWLMSSGVFDGETAVVAAHDIGYLRPLQYSLEPVPVEVWTSNVRRSSFEFNFQLLDASRRVSVKAVSRMVMFDLTTQESYRIGPEFRAYLEEFSGERL, from the coding sequence GTGGATTCCTACGGTCACGTCAACAATTGCGAGATCGTACGGATCATCGAGGAAGCCCGTATGCGTTGGCTCATGTCGAGCGGCGTCTTCGACGGAGAGACCGCAGTGGTCGCGGCCCATGACATCGGATATCTCAGGCCGCTTCAGTACTCGTTGGAGCCGGTCCCTGTAGAGGTGTGGACGTCGAACGTCCGGCGTTCCAGCTTCGAGTTCAATTTTCAGCTCCTCGACGCGTCGCGGAGAGTCAGCGTCAAAGCCGTCAGCCGGATGGTGATGTTCGACCTCACCACGCAGGAGAGCTACCGCATCGGCCCGGAGTTCCGCGCGTACCTGGAGGAATTCTCCGGCGAACGCCTGTGA
- a CDS encoding serine hydrolase domain-containing protein, with product MQLDTKRLSALGDYFDRLVLDGQISGWTGMVSQHGEVAYASAGGLANIADGVPMKTDSIFRAWSLSKAMTSVAFMTLVEKGLIALSDPVADYLPSYADLRVYRAGMAESPITEGLVEPMRIWHLLTHTSGLGYGSHQSHAVDSLYVGSGYALGVPQGVDLTAATEAWGSFPLRFQPGTAWNYGVSTDVLGRIIEIVSGRRLDVFMKEALFEPLGLKDTAFHVDPDQQHRYAEIYTQEGGSGGLDPLGLPVDTDVPGFLSAGGGIYTSAEDYIAFLGMLANNGRIGTTSDHVVSPLTVESMRSNHLPGNVTLGNGFGYWPVPAINEVMKSVGFGLGFMTMQSPGESHLLTRAGEYSWLSASSSNYFVDPSTGVSALIVPQLYPSRTLPLMNRLRQFVYQSYR from the coding sequence ATGCAGCTCGACACCAAGCGGCTTTCCGCCCTCGGCGACTATTTCGACCGACTGGTCCTCGACGGGCAGATATCCGGCTGGACGGGCATGGTCTCCCAGCACGGTGAGGTGGCGTACGCGTCGGCCGGCGGCCTGGCGAACATCGCCGACGGCGTCCCGATGAAGACGGACAGCATCTTCCGCGCGTGGTCGCTGAGCAAGGCGATGACCTCGGTCGCCTTCATGACCCTGGTGGAGAAGGGCCTGATCGCGCTGAGCGACCCGGTTGCCGACTACCTCCCCTCCTACGCCGACCTGCGGGTCTACCGCGCCGGCATGGCCGAGTCGCCCATCACCGAGGGGCTCGTCGAGCCCATGAGGATCTGGCATCTGCTGACCCACACCTCGGGGCTCGGCTACGGCTCCCACCAGTCGCACGCGGTGGACAGCCTGTACGTGGGGTCCGGGTACGCGCTGGGCGTCCCCCAGGGCGTCGACCTGACCGCCGCCACCGAGGCGTGGGGGTCGTTCCCGCTGCGCTTCCAGCCGGGTACGGCCTGGAACTACGGCGTCAGCACGGACGTGCTCGGCCGGATCATCGAGATCGTCTCCGGCCGCCGCCTCGACGTCTTTATGAAGGAAGCCCTCTTCGAGCCGCTCGGCCTGAAGGACACGGCATTTCACGTGGACCCGGACCAGCAGCACCGTTACGCGGAGATCTACACGCAGGAGGGCGGGAGCGGCGGCCTGGACCCGCTCGGACTCCCGGTCGACACCGACGTACCCGGATTCCTTTCGGCCGGCGGCGGAATCTACACGTCGGCGGAGGACTACATCGCCTTCCTCGGCATGCTCGCCAACAACGGCCGCATCGGCACGACTTCCGACCACGTGGTCTCGCCGCTCACCGTCGAGTCGATGCGCAGCAATCACCTTCCGGGCAACGTCACACTCGGCAACGGATTCGGCTACTGGCCCGTCCCCGCGATCAACGAAGTGATGAAGTCCGTCGGTTTCGGGCTCGGATTCATGACCATGCAGTCGCCGGGCGAGAGCCACCTCCTGACGCGCGCCGGTGAGTACTCCTGGCTCTCCGCGAGCAGTTCCAACTACTTCGTCGACCCGTCAACGGGTGTGTCGGCGCTGATCGTTCCTCAGCTCTACCCCTCGCGCACGCTTCCCCTCATGAACCGGCTGCGCCAGTTCGTCTACCAGTCCTACCGGTAA
- a CDS encoding MFS transporter, which produces MSTVETTSPPSAAPARSEFSPLGQGTLLMAAALTTVDAFIVNVALPSIQKSFGVSASTSQFVVSFYGITYAVLLVLGGRFGDRFGRRKVIQFGISGFTIASLLCGIAPNIETLIGARVLQGAAAALLLPQVLSTIQATLQEPAKTRAVSYYGAIGGLSAAVGQLLGGLFVWADVAGLGWRPIFLVNVPLGILAVIGTRLWVPETKAPQAQGADLGGTALFGTAVLALLIPLSLGRQTHWPLWTWALFVVSAVVAVVLWRFERTVESSGAVPLISPSLLRQGTMRRGLLVLGSGFLAFGGFIFVFALAVQGGNGMSALESGLSMAPMAVGQFLAAVRAPKLIGKVGVRTLQIGGVLQMLGLVALIVPALLWWSHLHFYELMVGMFLIGAGNGLFVPTVYRTVLSSIPPQQIGAGSGIVTTTQQTTLALGTALLGAIYIGVSGHNDTRLGFVVVAAVFLAVAALFALFGNSLQKDSSTK; this is translated from the coding sequence TTGTCGACCGTAGAGACCACATCCCCGCCGTCCGCCGCGCCCGCGCGCTCGGAATTCAGTCCGCTGGGGCAGGGCACGCTGCTGATGGCTGCGGCCCTGACGACCGTCGACGCGTTCATCGTCAACGTCGCCCTGCCCTCGATCCAGAAGTCGTTCGGCGTTTCGGCGTCGACCTCGCAGTTCGTGGTGAGCTTCTACGGCATCACGTACGCCGTCCTGCTGGTACTCGGCGGCCGGTTCGGCGACCGGTTCGGGCGTCGCAAGGTCATCCAGTTCGGCATCTCCGGATTCACGATCGCCTCGCTCCTGTGCGGCATCGCCCCGAACATCGAGACCCTGATCGGTGCCCGTGTTCTCCAGGGCGCGGCCGCGGCGCTGCTGCTGCCGCAGGTGCTCTCGACGATCCAGGCCACGCTCCAGGAGCCCGCCAAGACGCGCGCCGTCAGTTACTACGGTGCGATCGGCGGCCTCTCGGCAGCCGTCGGCCAGCTCCTGGGCGGCCTGTTCGTCTGGGCGGACGTCGCCGGTCTCGGCTGGCGGCCGATCTTCCTGGTGAACGTGCCGCTGGGCATCCTGGCCGTCATCGGTACGCGGCTGTGGGTGCCGGAGACCAAGGCGCCCCAGGCGCAGGGCGCCGACCTCGGCGGCACCGCCCTGTTCGGCACCGCCGTACTCGCCCTCCTGATCCCGCTCAGCCTCGGCCGGCAGACGCACTGGCCGCTGTGGACCTGGGCGCTGTTCGTGGTCTCCGCCGTGGTCGCCGTCGTGCTGTGGCGCTTCGAGCGCACGGTGGAGTCGTCGGGCGCCGTCCCGCTCATCTCTCCCTCGCTGCTCAGGCAGGGGACCATGCGGCGCGGTCTGCTCGTCCTCGGCAGCGGTTTCCTGGCCTTCGGCGGTTTCATCTTCGTCTTCGCGCTGGCCGTCCAGGGCGGCAACGGGATGAGCGCCCTGGAGTCCGGTCTGTCCATGGCGCCGATGGCGGTCGGCCAGTTCCTCGCGGCCGTACGGGCCCCGAAGCTGATCGGCAAGGTCGGCGTGCGCACGCTCCAGATCGGCGGCGTCCTCCAGATGCTCGGACTGGTCGCCCTGATCGTGCCCGCCCTGCTGTGGTGGTCGCATCTGCACTTCTACGAGCTGATGGTCGGCATGTTCCTGATCGGCGCCGGCAACGGCCTGTTCGTGCCGACGGTCTACCGCACCGTGCTGTCCTCCATTCCGCCGCAGCAGATCGGCGCAGGCAGCGGCATCGTGACGACCACTCAGCAGACGACGCTCGCCCTGGGCACGGCCCTGCTCGGCGCGATCTACATCGGCGTCTCCGGCCACAACGACACACGTCTGGGCTTCGTCGTGGTCGCGGCGGTCTTCCTGGCCGTGGCAGCGCTCTTCGCCCTCTTCGGCAACTCCCTCCAGAAGGACAGCAGCACCAAGTGA
- a CDS encoding ketoacyl-ACP synthase III family protein: MLIDNLYLNGCTVAYPDTRISVSDALAQGLVRDFDEAIGNPDVPVFDSARPVADLAVEALHGALKAAQAEPSDVGLLFHCGWWHQGFDIWSAAHYVAHRTEALGALPVNLSQGCNAPMAALELAGRAMLADPSIKTAAVTVSDAMQEPQVDRWNLNYGCVHGDAGTALLVAREPAAHTSFRIVSLSSRAAPELEEMNRFAYDPTPGPALRAGGKVDLKAAKKAYLTEYGIERFARRSRESLNGCVREALDDAGLTGAEERIRAVAVPRLSGKIFETVYRPQLAPFFGADKLVWHGGRTAHLGVADVGANIADLYAEQDLQPGDVVVIVNAGGGYTWSCLVLELAC, translated from the coding sequence ATGCTGATCGACAACCTCTATCTGAACGGCTGCACGGTCGCCTACCCCGACACCCGGATCTCCGTGTCCGACGCCCTCGCGCAGGGCCTCGTACGGGACTTCGACGAGGCCATCGGCAACCCCGACGTCCCGGTCTTCGACAGTGCCCGGCCGGTCGCCGACCTTGCGGTCGAGGCGCTGCACGGGGCCCTGAAGGCGGCGCAGGCCGAGCCCTCCGACGTGGGCCTGCTGTTCCACTGCGGATGGTGGCACCAGGGCTTCGACATCTGGAGCGCGGCACACTACGTCGCCCACCGCACCGAGGCGCTCGGCGCTCTGCCGGTGAACCTGTCCCAGGGGTGCAACGCCCCGATGGCGGCCCTCGAACTGGCAGGCCGGGCGATGCTCGCGGATCCCTCGATCAAGACGGCGGCCGTGACGGTCTCGGACGCCATGCAGGAACCGCAGGTGGACCGCTGGAACCTCAACTACGGCTGTGTGCACGGCGATGCGGGGACCGCGCTGCTGGTCGCCCGGGAGCCGGCTGCGCACACCTCCTTCCGGATCGTGTCGCTGTCGAGCAGGGCGGCACCGGAGCTGGAGGAGATGAACCGCTTCGCGTACGACCCGACACCGGGCCCCGCGCTGCGGGCGGGTGGCAAGGTCGACCTGAAGGCGGCCAAGAAGGCGTACCTGACGGAGTACGGCATCGAGCGGTTCGCGCGGCGGTCGCGGGAATCCCTGAACGGCTGTGTCCGTGAGGCGCTCGACGACGCGGGGCTCACGGGCGCGGAGGAGCGCATTCGCGCCGTCGCCGTCCCACGGCTCAGCGGCAAGATATTCGAGACGGTCTACCGGCCGCAGCTCGCGCCGTTCTTCGGCGCGGACAAGCTGGTGTGGCACGGCGGACGCACCGCGCACCTCGGCGTCGCCGACGTGGGCGCGAACATCGCCGACCTCTACGCGGAGCAGGATCTGCAGCCCGGCGATGTGGTCGTGATCGTCAACGCCGGCGGTGGATACACCTGGTCGTGCCTGGTGCTGGAGCTGGCGTGCTAG